One Cottoperca gobio chromosome 23, fCotGob3.1, whole genome shotgun sequence genomic region harbors:
- the LOC115028200 gene encoding dynamin-1-like protein isoform X1, with translation MEALIPVINKLQDVFNTVGADIIQLPQIAVVGTQSSGKSSVLESLVGRDLLPRGTGVVTRRPLILQLVHVDPGDARKNEDGGREGEEWGKFLHTKNQIYTDFEEIRQEIENETARISGNNKGISDDPIHLKIFSPHVVNLTLVDLPGITKVPVGDQPNDIEVQIKDLIVKHISNPNCIILAVSAANTDMATSEALKVAREVDPDGRRTLAVVTKLDLMDAGTDAMDVLMGRVIPVKLGLIGVVNRSQLDINNKKSVSDAIRDEHAFLQKKYPSLANRNGTKYLARTLNRLLMHHIRECLPELKTRINVLAAQYQSLLSSYGEPVEDQSATLLQLITKFATEYCNTIEGTAKYIETAELCGGARICYIFHETFGRTLESVDPLGGLSTIDILTAIRNATGPRPALFVPEISFELLVKKQVKRLEEPSLRCVELVHEEMQRIIQHCSNYSTQELQRFPKLHEAIVEVVTSLLRKRLPVTNEMVHNLVAIELAYINTKHPDFADACGVMNNNIEEQRRNRMRELPSSVPRDKSVGKGPAGPTGVSGEPSASAADMDGAKAAGPQGEQDSTGNWRGMLKKEEEATGSGPGSPLKGVVNLLDVPVPVARKLSSREQRDCEVIERLIKSYFLIVRKNIQDSVPKAVMHFLVNHVKDSLQSELVGQLYKSGLLNDLLTESEDMAQRRKEAADMLQALQKASQVIAEIRETHLW, from the exons ATGGAGGCTCTTATCCCCGTAATAAACAAGCTGCAAGATGTATTTAACACCGTGGGAGCGGATATCATACAGCTGCCGCAGATAGCAGTAGTGGGGACTCAG AGCAGTGGTAAGAGCTCAGTGTTGGAGAGCCTGGTGGGTAGAGACCTGCTGCCTCGTGGGACTGGCGTCGTCACTAGGCGACCTCTCATCCTCCAACTGGTCCATGTAGATCCTGGAGATGCAAGGAAAAATGAGGACGGAG GCAGAGAAGGTGAAGAGTGGGGCAAGTTTCTGCACACAAAAAATCAG ATCTACACAGATTTTGAAGAAATCCGGCaagaaattgaaaatgaaacgGCGCGAATATCTGGGAATAATAAG GGGATCAGCGATGATCCCATTCATCTGAAGATATTTTCTCCTCACGTTGTCAACCTCACGCTGGTGGATCTGCCTGGAATCACTAAG GTGCCCGTGGGTGATCAGCCTAATGACATTGAGGTTCAGATAAAAGATCTAATCGTGAAGCACATCTCCAACCCTAACTGTATCATCCTGGCCGTCTCCGCGGCGAACACAGACATGGCCACCTCGGAGGCCCTCAAGGTGGCCCGGGAGGTCGACCCCGACG GCAGGAGGACACTGGCTGTGGTGACCAAGCTGGACCTGATGGACGCCGGCACTGATGCCATGGACGTGCTGATGGGCAGAGTCATTCCTGTTAAACTGGGTCTCATTGGAGTCGTCAACAG GAGCCAGCTGGACATCAACAATAAAAAGTCTGTGTCCGATGCCATTCGGGACGAACACGCTTTCCTGCAGAAGAAATATCCGTCTCTTGCCAACAGGAACGGAACCAAATACCTGGCCAGAACCCTGAACAG GTTACTGATGCATCACATCCGAGAATGCCTCCCTGAGCTGAAGACACGGATCAACGTCCTGGCAGCCCAGTACCAGTCCCTGCTCAGCAGCTACGGCGAACCTGTGGAAGACCAAAGTGCCACCTTGCTCCAGCTCATCACAAAATTTGCCACCGAGTACTGCAACACCATAGAGGGCACGGCCAAATACATCGAGACGGCAGAACT GTGCGGCGGAGCCAGAATTTGTTACATATTCCACGAGACTTTTGGCAGAACATTGGAGTCGGTGGATCCTCTGGGAGGACTCAGCACCATCGACATCCTAACAGCCATAAGGAACGCCACA GGCCCGCGTCCAGCCTTGTTTGTGCCTGAGATTTCCTTTGAGCTGTTGGTGAAGAAGCAGGTGAAACGCCTGGAGGAGCCCAGTCTGCGCTGCGTGGAGCTGGTCCACGAGGAGATGCAGAGGATCATCCAGCACTGCAGCAACTACAGCACACAG gagctgcagagatTCCCTAAGCTGCACGAGGCCATTGTGGAAGTAGTCACCTCCCTCCTGAGGAAGAGGCTGCCGGTCACCAACGAGATG GTGCATAACTTGGTTGCAATAGAGCTGGCCTACATCAACACCAAACATCCAGACTTTGCAGACGCCTGTGGGGTCATGAATAACAACATAGAG GAGCAAAGGAGAAACCGGATGAGAGAGCTGCCCTCTTCAGTGCCCAGGGACAAG TCTGTTGGCAAAGGCCCGGCTGGCCCAACTGGGGTTTCTGGCGAGCCTTCTGCGTCTGCAGCCGACATGGACGGTGCCAAG GCTGCAGGGCCCCAGGGTGAGCAGGACAGCACAGGGAACTGGAGGGGGATGctgaagaaagaagaggaagccACCGGCTCCGGACCTGGAAGCCCACTTAAAGGAGTTGTCAACCTGCTCGATGTG CCTGTGCCGGTGGCCAGGAAGCTGTCATCACGTGAGCAGCGGGACTGTGAGGTCATCGAGCGCCTCATCAAGTCTTACTTCCTCATCGTTCGCAAGAATATACAGGACAG TGTGCCGAAGGCAGTGATGCACTTCCTGGTCAACCATGTGAAGGACAGCCTCCAGAGCGAGCTTGTTGGCCAGCTGTATAAGTCTGGCCTCCTCAACGACCTGCTGACTGAATCGGAGGACATGGCCCAGCGGCGCAAGGAGGCCGCTGACATGCTACAG GCGTTGCAAAAAGCCAGCCAGGTTATCGCTGAGATCAGGGAAACACATCTGTGGTGA
- the tnnt2e gene encoding troponin T2e, cardiac isoform X3 — protein sequence MSEEEEVVEEMVEEVVEVEEAAPEVEEPAEEDESKPKPKAFAPPIAAPKIPEGGDKVDFDDIHRKRQEKDLTELQSLIEAHFIQRKNDEAELVTLVNRIEKRRTERAEQQRVRAEQEKERQIRVAEEKERKELEEFRKKHDDDAKKKKALTNMTHQYGGVQQRDGKKGAKKQTEREKKKKILADRRKPLNIDHLNEDKVKEKATELWQCLMALEAEKFDLSEKLKKQKYDINVFQTRINEQQKFAKGRGKGKARR from the exons ATgtccgaagaagaagaagtagtcGAGGAGATGGT ggAGGAAG TTGTTGAAGTTGAAGAAGCTGCACCTGAAGTAGAAG AGCCTGCAGAAGAAG ATGAGTCCAAACCCAAACCAAA GGCCTTTGCTCCACCTATAGCTGCGCCGAAGATACCAGAGGGAGGAGACAAAGTCGACTTTGAT gaCATCCACAGGAAGCGTCAGGAGAAGGATCTGACCGAGCTGCAGTCTCTGATCGAGGCCCACTTCATTCAGAGGAAGAATGACGAGGCGGAGCTCGTCACTCTCGTTAACAGGATC GAGAAGCGTCGTACCGAGAGGGCTGAACAGCAGAGGGTCCGTGctgagcaggagaaggagaggcagattCGTGTTGCT gaagaaaaggagaggaaggagctGGAAGAGTTTCGTAAGAAGCACGATGACGAtgccaagaagaagaaagctctGACAAACATGACTCATCAATATGGTGGCGTCCAACAGAGG GATGGAAAGAAGGGAGCGAAGaagcagacggagagagagaagaaaaagaagatccTGGCAGATAGAAGAAAGCCTCTCAACATTGACCATCTCAACGAGGACAAAGTGAA GGAGAAGGCCACTGAGCTGTGGCAGTGTCTGATGGCGCTGGAGGCTGAGAAGTTTGACCTCAGCGAGAAACTGAAGAAACAGAAATATGAT ATCAATGTATTCCAGACCCGAATCAATGAGCAGCAGAAGTT TGCCAAAGGAAGAGGCAAGGGCAAGGCCCGGAGATGA
- the tnnt2e gene encoding troponin T2e, cardiac isoform X1 has product MSEEEEVVEEMVEEEEEAQQEQVVEVEEAAPEVEEPAEEDESKPKPKAFAPPIAAPKIPEGGDKVDFDDIHRKRQEKDLTELQSLIEAHFIQRKNDEAELVTLVNRIEKRRTERAEQQRVRAEQEKERQIRVAEEKERKELEEFRKKHDDDAKKKKALTNMTHQYGGVQQRDGKKGAKKQTEREKKKKILADRRKPLNIDHLNEDKVKEKATELWQCLMALEAEKFDLSEKLKKQKYDINVFQTRINEQQKFAKGRGKGKARR; this is encoded by the exons ATgtccgaagaagaagaagtagtcGAGGAGATGGT ggAGGAAG AGGAAGAAGCCCAGCAAGAGCAAG TTGTTGAAGTTGAAGAAGCTGCACCTGAAGTAGAAG AGCCTGCAGAAGAAG ATGAGTCCAAACCCAAACCAAA GGCCTTTGCTCCACCTATAGCTGCGCCGAAGATACCAGAGGGAGGAGACAAAGTCGACTTTGAT gaCATCCACAGGAAGCGTCAGGAGAAGGATCTGACCGAGCTGCAGTCTCTGATCGAGGCCCACTTCATTCAGAGGAAGAATGACGAGGCGGAGCTCGTCACTCTCGTTAACAGGATC GAGAAGCGTCGTACCGAGAGGGCTGAACAGCAGAGGGTCCGTGctgagcaggagaaggagaggcagattCGTGTTGCT gaagaaaaggagaggaaggagctGGAAGAGTTTCGTAAGAAGCACGATGACGAtgccaagaagaagaaagctctGACAAACATGACTCATCAATATGGTGGCGTCCAACAGAGG GATGGAAAGAAGGGAGCGAAGaagcagacggagagagagaagaaaaagaagatccTGGCAGATAGAAGAAAGCCTCTCAACATTGACCATCTCAACGAGGACAAAGTGAA GGAGAAGGCCACTGAGCTGTGGCAGTGTCTGATGGCGCTGGAGGCTGAGAAGTTTGACCTCAGCGAGAAACTGAAGAAACAGAAATATGAT ATCAATGTATTCCAGACCCGAATCAATGAGCAGCAGAAGTT TGCCAAAGGAAGAGGCAAGGGCAAGGCCCGGAGATGA
- the tnnt2e gene encoding troponin T2e, cardiac isoform X2, whose translation MSEEEEVVEEMVEEEVVEVEEAAPEVEEPAEEDESKPKPKAFAPPIAAPKIPEGGDKVDFDDIHRKRQEKDLTELQSLIEAHFIQRKNDEAELVTLVNRIEKRRTERAEQQRVRAEQEKERQIRVAEEKERKELEEFRKKHDDDAKKKKALTNMTHQYGGVQQRDGKKGAKKQTEREKKKKILADRRKPLNIDHLNEDKVKEKATELWQCLMALEAEKFDLSEKLKKQKYDINVFQTRINEQQKFAKGRGKGKARR comes from the exons ATgtccgaagaagaagaagtagtcGAGGAGATGGT ggAGGAAG AAG TTGTTGAAGTTGAAGAAGCTGCACCTGAAGTAGAAG AGCCTGCAGAAGAAG ATGAGTCCAAACCCAAACCAAA GGCCTTTGCTCCACCTATAGCTGCGCCGAAGATACCAGAGGGAGGAGACAAAGTCGACTTTGAT gaCATCCACAGGAAGCGTCAGGAGAAGGATCTGACCGAGCTGCAGTCTCTGATCGAGGCCCACTTCATTCAGAGGAAGAATGACGAGGCGGAGCTCGTCACTCTCGTTAACAGGATC GAGAAGCGTCGTACCGAGAGGGCTGAACAGCAGAGGGTCCGTGctgagcaggagaaggagaggcagattCGTGTTGCT gaagaaaaggagaggaaggagctGGAAGAGTTTCGTAAGAAGCACGATGACGAtgccaagaagaagaaagctctGACAAACATGACTCATCAATATGGTGGCGTCCAACAGAGG GATGGAAAGAAGGGAGCGAAGaagcagacggagagagagaagaaaaagaagatccTGGCAGATAGAAGAAAGCCTCTCAACATTGACCATCTCAACGAGGACAAAGTGAA GGAGAAGGCCACTGAGCTGTGGCAGTGTCTGATGGCGCTGGAGGCTGAGAAGTTTGACCTCAGCGAGAAACTGAAGAAACAGAAATATGAT ATCAATGTATTCCAGACCCGAATCAATGAGCAGCAGAAGTT TGCCAAAGGAAGAGGCAAGGGCAAGGCCCGGAGATGA
- the stmp1 gene encoding short transmembrane mitochondrial protein 1, which produces MLQFLAGFTLGNVVGMYLAQNYDVPNIAKKIDAFKKDVEAKKKPPE; this is translated from the exons ATGCTACAGTTCCTG GCTGGCTTTACCTTGGGAAATGTTGTTGGGATGTACCTGGCTCAAAACTATGAC GTTCCCAATATAGCCAAGAAAATCGACGCCTTTAAGAAAGACGTGGAGGCCAAGAAGAAGCCCCCAGAGTGA
- the smkr1 gene encoding small lysine-rich protein 1 translates to MPTKSRSHSSSPAKKTGGPKTPQKRSSSAKPTKKEVDILSPAAMENIYYISHNAVDCLEFRGFGWPNSKKKKKKKGTKPKKK, encoded by the coding sequence cCCACCAAATCAAGGTCCCACAGTTCTAGCCCCGCCAAGAAGACTGGGGGTCCAAAAACACCCCAAAAGAGGTCGTCTAGTGCCAAACCCACCAAGAAAGAGGTGGACATCCTCAGCCCTGCAGCCATGGAGAACATCTACTACATTTCACACAATGCTGTGGACTGTCTGGAGTTCAGAGGCTTTGGGTGGCCAaattcaaagaagaagaaaaagaaaaagggaacaaaaccgaagaaaaagtaa
- the LOC115028200 gene encoding dynamin-1-like protein isoform X2, which produces MEALIPVINKLQDVFNTVGADIIQLPQIAVVGTQSSGKSSVLESLVGRDLLPRGTGVVTRRPLILQLVHVDPGDARKNEDGGREGEEWGKFLHTKNQIYTDFEEIRQEIENETARISGNNKGISDDPIHLKIFSPHVVNLTLVDLPGITKVPVGDQPNDIEVQIKDLIVKHISNPNCIILAVSAANTDMATSEALKVAREVDPDGRRTLAVVTKLDLMDAGTDAMDVLMGRVIPVKLGLIGVVNRSQLDINNKKSVSDAIRDEHAFLQKKYPSLANRNGTKYLARTLNRLLMHHIRECLPELKTRINVLAAQYQSLLSSYGEPVEDQSATLLQLITKFATEYCNTIEGTAKYIETAELCGGARICYIFHETFGRTLESVDPLGGLSTIDILTAIRNATGPRPALFVPEISFELLVKKQVKRLEEPSLRCVELVHEEMQRIIQHCSNYSTQELQRFPKLHEAIVEVVTSLLRKRLPVTNEMVHNLVAIELAYINTKHPDFADACGVMNNNIEEQRRNRMRELPSSVPRDKAAGPQGEQDSTGNWRGMLKKEEEATGSGPGSPLKGVVNLLDVPVPVARKLSSREQRDCEVIERLIKSYFLIVRKNIQDSVPKAVMHFLVNHVKDSLQSELVGQLYKSGLLNDLLTESEDMAQRRKEAADMLQALQKASQVIAEIRETHLW; this is translated from the exons ATGGAGGCTCTTATCCCCGTAATAAACAAGCTGCAAGATGTATTTAACACCGTGGGAGCGGATATCATACAGCTGCCGCAGATAGCAGTAGTGGGGACTCAG AGCAGTGGTAAGAGCTCAGTGTTGGAGAGCCTGGTGGGTAGAGACCTGCTGCCTCGTGGGACTGGCGTCGTCACTAGGCGACCTCTCATCCTCCAACTGGTCCATGTAGATCCTGGAGATGCAAGGAAAAATGAGGACGGAG GCAGAGAAGGTGAAGAGTGGGGCAAGTTTCTGCACACAAAAAATCAG ATCTACACAGATTTTGAAGAAATCCGGCaagaaattgaaaatgaaacgGCGCGAATATCTGGGAATAATAAG GGGATCAGCGATGATCCCATTCATCTGAAGATATTTTCTCCTCACGTTGTCAACCTCACGCTGGTGGATCTGCCTGGAATCACTAAG GTGCCCGTGGGTGATCAGCCTAATGACATTGAGGTTCAGATAAAAGATCTAATCGTGAAGCACATCTCCAACCCTAACTGTATCATCCTGGCCGTCTCCGCGGCGAACACAGACATGGCCACCTCGGAGGCCCTCAAGGTGGCCCGGGAGGTCGACCCCGACG GCAGGAGGACACTGGCTGTGGTGACCAAGCTGGACCTGATGGACGCCGGCACTGATGCCATGGACGTGCTGATGGGCAGAGTCATTCCTGTTAAACTGGGTCTCATTGGAGTCGTCAACAG GAGCCAGCTGGACATCAACAATAAAAAGTCTGTGTCCGATGCCATTCGGGACGAACACGCTTTCCTGCAGAAGAAATATCCGTCTCTTGCCAACAGGAACGGAACCAAATACCTGGCCAGAACCCTGAACAG GTTACTGATGCATCACATCCGAGAATGCCTCCCTGAGCTGAAGACACGGATCAACGTCCTGGCAGCCCAGTACCAGTCCCTGCTCAGCAGCTACGGCGAACCTGTGGAAGACCAAAGTGCCACCTTGCTCCAGCTCATCACAAAATTTGCCACCGAGTACTGCAACACCATAGAGGGCACGGCCAAATACATCGAGACGGCAGAACT GTGCGGCGGAGCCAGAATTTGTTACATATTCCACGAGACTTTTGGCAGAACATTGGAGTCGGTGGATCCTCTGGGAGGACTCAGCACCATCGACATCCTAACAGCCATAAGGAACGCCACA GGCCCGCGTCCAGCCTTGTTTGTGCCTGAGATTTCCTTTGAGCTGTTGGTGAAGAAGCAGGTGAAACGCCTGGAGGAGCCCAGTCTGCGCTGCGTGGAGCTGGTCCACGAGGAGATGCAGAGGATCATCCAGCACTGCAGCAACTACAGCACACAG gagctgcagagatTCCCTAAGCTGCACGAGGCCATTGTGGAAGTAGTCACCTCCCTCCTGAGGAAGAGGCTGCCGGTCACCAACGAGATG GTGCATAACTTGGTTGCAATAGAGCTGGCCTACATCAACACCAAACATCCAGACTTTGCAGACGCCTGTGGGGTCATGAATAACAACATAGAG GAGCAAAGGAGAAACCGGATGAGAGAGCTGCCCTCTTCAGTGCCCAGGGACAAG GCTGCAGGGCCCCAGGGTGAGCAGGACAGCACAGGGAACTGGAGGGGGATGctgaagaaagaagaggaagccACCGGCTCCGGACCTGGAAGCCCACTTAAAGGAGTTGTCAACCTGCTCGATGTG CCTGTGCCGGTGGCCAGGAAGCTGTCATCACGTGAGCAGCGGGACTGTGAGGTCATCGAGCGCCTCATCAAGTCTTACTTCCTCATCGTTCGCAAGAATATACAGGACAG TGTGCCGAAGGCAGTGATGCACTTCCTGGTCAACCATGTGAAGGACAGCCTCCAGAGCGAGCTTGTTGGCCAGCTGTATAAGTCTGGCCTCCTCAACGACCTGCTGACTGAATCGGAGGACATGGCCCAGCGGCGCAAGGAGGCCGCTGACATGCTACAG GCGTTGCAAAAAGCCAGCCAGGTTATCGCTGAGATCAGGGAAACACATCTGTGGTGA